From Brevinematales bacterium:
ATGATGTTGTATTAATAACATCAAAAGGTATGATAATACGTATGCCTGCTGATAATATATCTCTTATGGGACGACCCGCTAGAGGCATAAGAGCAGTTAATCTAAAAGAGAATGATATAGTGGTAGATGTTGAGGTATTTGAGTAGGAGAATGAGTGATATTTTTCTGGATGTTGTTAGTGTTTCACATACATTCTTTGTTAAGGATCCGAATAAGTTTGCTTTCCATATTCCAGTTATAGCACTTGAAAGAGTTAGTTTTAGTTTACTTAAAAATACTACTTTTTCAATAGTAGGAGAAAGCGGTTCTGGCAAGACTACATTAGGTAACGTAGTACTTGGAGCAATAAAACCAACACAGGGGAATGTTTTTTGGAAAGGTAAATCAATATTTCAAAAAAGTGTAAGAAAAGAATATCTAAAACATATACATGCTGTTTCGCAGAATCCGTTGAGCTCTTTAAATCCTAGGATGAGTGTAAGATCAATAATATTAGAACCACTACTTTTTAGGTTTAAGTTGACTGAGAAGGAAATGGATAGTAGATTGCTATCTGTTATCGATGATGTTAAGCTAAGTAGAGATGTTCTTTATAAGTATCCTCATGAGCTAAGTGGTGGAGAAAAACAAAGAGTAAGTATAGCAAGGAGTA
This genomic window contains:
- a CDS encoding ATP-binding cassette domain-containing protein; translated protein: MSDIFLDVVSVSHTFFVKDPNKFAFHIPVIALERVSFSLLKNTTFSIVGESGSGKTTLGNVVLGAIKPTQGNVFWKGKSIFQKSVRKEYLKHIHAVSQNPLSSLNPRMSVRSIILEPLLFRFKLTEKEMDSRLLSVIDDVKLSRDVLYKYPHELSGGEKQRVSIARSIISRPSLVVLDEPVSSLDVSIRSQILNLLVDIKKQYKLSYLYISHDISTTRFISDYLMVLYKGRVMEVGLSEKIFSNPKNPYTLFLLSSVPGQKIVKDFQNLNRDEEGNGCPFYSRCPVATEICKKQFPQPFKLEDDHVSYCHNL